The Anopheles coluzzii chromosome 2, AcolN3, whole genome shotgun sequence genome window below encodes:
- the LOC120953247 gene encoding phospholipid-transporting ATPase ID isoform X6 has protein sequence MPISHATTDSVELEILEIRQDSSDDDDEQQDLAVRPYGTRTVRGCRRLPTATIVRRQQQQQQHPQQHHHEIVLAGSSSTARAGTEASGDDRSMMMPRTGSPPKRKRFRRHHRTSTRRKSNSQSCGSLYNLAASSRPLHPQRSEPNVSFYSSPENERRIRANDREYNTQFKYANNYIKTSKYSILTFLPLNLLEQFQRLANFYFLCLLILQLIPAISSLTPVTTAIPLIGVLMLTAIKDAYDDFQRHMSDSQVNNRRSKALRHGKLVDERWSGVQVGDIIRMDNDQFVAADILLLSSSEPNGLCFIETAELDGETNLKIKQCLPETAALGQQEDLLWKFNGEIVCEPPNNLLNKFEGTLTWKNQRYPLDNDKILLRGCIIRNTQWCYGVVIFAGKDTKLMQNSGKTKFKRTTIDRLLNFIIIGIVFFLLSICGFCTIASAIWEALVGYKFQIYLPWERIIPKDYLQGAISIGCLVFFSYAIVLNTVVPISLYVSVEVIRFAQSFLINWDEKMYYDKTKTHAKARTTTLNEELGQIQYIFSDKTGTLTQNIMTFNKCSIAGRAYGDVVDVRTGETVELSEPTFNSNTSLLLNAEEPPGRSTPQPTTTTTTTTITTEQPVQTPNKKHPPSLHVRFSQHSNSQETQTSISSTTTKQVTTPIPPTPPTPPQQPKTHIPAQSTTDVPPSGNNTQEGLHVSSYSVVMESVDFSFNPEYEPEFRWYDQGLLDAVRADEEHAHNFFRLLALCHTVMAEEKNGKLDYQAQSPDEAALVSAARNFGFVFKSRAPNSITIEVMGRTEEYELLSILDFNNVRKRMSVVLRRNNSIILYCKGADSVIYDRLGPNQHDLKARTQEHLNKFAGEGLRTLVLAERRLTKEFYESWLVRQREAALSLDGREDKLGAIYEEIECDMQLVGVTAIEDKLQDGVPQTIANLQLAGIKIWVLTGDKQETAINIGYSCQLLTDDMVDVFVIDGITKSEVEQQLRKYMDSLRIVNTYHPANVQKANQAHSQTVGGGGTTSETSAVTANGAHSSSSGPMVDIQNTSPPSVSVVTFRWDNRHKYTSIGGSEEAPDSVNCSNYSDGFEKGEPTLTDIDENTGVALVINGHSLVHCLTSELESKFLEIASHCKAVICCRVTPLQKAMVVELIKRAKNAVTLAIGDGANDVSMIKAAHIGVGISGQEGMQAVLASDYSIAQFKFLERLLLVHGRWSYYRMCKFLRYFFYKNFAFTLCHFWYAFFCGFSAQTVFDPMFISVYNLFYTSLPVLALGIFEQDVSDKSSVDYPKLYTPGMTNALFNTTEFIRSVLHGIFSSLILFLIPYGTYKDGISPDGYVLNDHMLLGSVVATILILDNTAQIALDTSYWTVFNHIMIWGSLLWYFFLDYFYNYVIGGPYVGSLTQAMKEATFWFTTVLTVIVLMIPVLASRFYFVDVFPSLPDKIRVQQRLALLRSRQSSDVLRTPSARKARRSLRSGYAFAHQEGFGRLITSGKIMRKLPQDFAFPLGLGSKKQQSTESTKNNNNNNNNNSSNNANNASNVVNGAGAVGTRTGTNTATATTLSAMAAVTTLTVNGNQQQQQQLVNLPGSSNGGDQHSPRAPCQDLDTINL, from the exons ATGCCTATCTCGCACGCCACCACCGATTCGGTCGAGCTGGAAATCCTCGAGATCCGACAGGACTcgagcgacgacgacgatgagcaGCAGGATCTCGCCGTTCGACCGTACGGCACGCGTACGGTTCGCGGCTGCCGCCGACTGCCCACCGCGACGATCGTCCgtcgacagcagcagcagcagcagcacccgcagcagcaccatcatgAGATCGTCCTGGCCGGCAGTAGCTCCACCGCGAGGGCAGGTACCGAAGCGTCGGGCGACGATCGAAGCATGATGATGCCACGAACCGGCTCGCCGCCCAAGCGGAAACGGTTTCGCCGGCACCATCGCACCAGCACGCGGCGCAAGTCGAACTCGCAGAGCTGCGGCAGCCTGTACAATCTGGCGGCGAGCAGCCGGCCGCTCCATCCGCAGCGTTCCGAACCGAACGTCAGCTTCTACTCGAGCCCCG AAAATGAGCGACGAATACGAGCCAACGATCGAGAATACAATACACAATTCAAATACGCT AACAACTACATCAAAACGTCCAAATATTCGATATTAACATTTCTGCCTTTGAACCTGCTGGAGCAGTTCCAACGTCTTGCCAACTTTTACTTTCTGTGTCTACTAATTCTCCAGCTGATACCGGCGATCTCGTCACTGACGCCCGTCACCACCGCCATTCCACTGATCGGTGTGCTCATGCTGACTGCCATCAAGGATGCGTACGATGATTTC CAAAGACACATGTCCGACTCGCAAGTTAACAATCGGCGCTCGAAAGCGCTCCGGCACGGGAAGCTGGTGGACGAACGGTGGTCCGGCGTGCAGGTCGGCGACATTATCCGCATGGACAACGATCAGTTCGTGGCGGCGGACATACTGCTCCTGTCGTCGAGCGAACCGAACGGGCTGTGCTTCATCGAGACGGCCGAGCTGGACGGGGAAACGAACCTCAAGATCAAGCAGTGCCTGCCCGAGACGGCCGCACTGGGCCAGCAGGAGGATCTGCTGTGGAAGTTTAACGGCGAGATCGTGTGCGAACCGCCGAACAATCTGCTGAACAAGTTCGAGGGTACGCTCACGTGGAAGAACCAGCGCTACCCGCTCGACAACGACAAGATCCTGCTGCGCGGGTGCATCATACGCAACACGCAATGGTGCTACGGTGTCGTCATCTTTGCCGGCAAGGACACGAAGCTGATGCAGAACTCGGGCAAGACCAAATTCAAACGGACGACCATCGATAGGctattaaattttataatcATAGGA ATAGTGTTCTTTCTCTTATCGATATGCGGTTTCTGCACGATTGCATCCGCAATATGGGAGGCGTTAGTAGGATACAAATTTCAA ATTTATCTGCCATGGGAACGGATAATCCCGAAGGATTATCTGCAAGGTGCAATCAGTATCGGGTGTCTAGTCTTTTTTTCCTACGCAATCGTACTGAACACAGTGGTGCCAATATCTTTATACGTGTCGGTAGAG GTGATCCGGTTCGCGCAATCCTTCCTTATCAACTGGGATGAAAAGATGTACTACGACAAGACGAAAACTCACGCGAAAGCGCGCACCACCACGCTGAACGAGGAGCTGGGCCAGATACAGTACATCTTCTCGGACAAAACGGGCACCCTGACGCAGAACATTATGACGTTCAACAAGTGCAGCATTGCCGGCCGTGCCTATGGCGATGTGGTTGATGTGCGTACGGGCGAAACAGTCGAACTGTCGGAG CCTACATTCAACAGTAACACATCGCTTTTGTTAAACGCTGAAGAGCCGCCAGGTCGCAGCACACCtcagcccaccaccaccaccaccaccaccacgatcaCCACCGAACAGCCAGTTCAGACCCCAAACAAAAAGCATCCACCTTCACTACATGTTAGATTCAGTCAGCACAGTAATAGCCAAGAAACGCAGACGTCCATATCCTCCACTACGACTAAGCAAGTCACCACACCaataccaccaacaccaccaacaccaccacaacaaccaaaaacccaTATCCCGGCGCAGTCAACTACGGACGTACCACCAAGTGGGAACAATACGCAAGAAGGACTGCAT GTTTCTTCATATAGTGTG GTGATGGAGTCGGTAGACTTTTCCTTCAATCCGGAGTACGAACCCGAGTTCCGGTGGTACGACCAGGGGCTGCTGGATGCCGTGCGGGCGGACGAGGAGCACGCGCATaacttttttcgtttgctagCCCTCTGCCATACCGTGATGGCGGAGGAGAAAAATGGCAA GTTAGATTATCAAGCACAAAGTCCTGACGAGGCAGCCCTCGTGTCGGCGGCGCGTAattttggatttgtttttaaatcacGAGCACCGAACAGTATAACAATAGAGGTCATGGGACGAACAGAG GAATATGAACTGTTAAGTATATTAGATTTTAATAACGTTAGAAAGCGAATGTCGGTCGTGTTACGTCGCAACAACTCCATCATCCTGTACTGTAAGGGCGCCGATAGTGTGATATACGATAGGCTAGGACCGAACCAGCACGACCTGAAGGCTCGCACGCAGGAACATTTAAAC AAATTTGCCGGCGAAGGTTTGCGCACGCTGGTGCTCGCCGAGCGGCGCCTCACGAAGGAGTTCTACGAGTCCTGGCTGGTGCGACAGAGAGAAGCTGCCTTATCTTTAGACGGTAGGGAGGATAAGTTAGGTGCAATCTACGAAGAGATCGAATGTGATATGCAGCTGGTCGGTGTGACGGCTATAGAGGATAAGCTACAGGACGGTGTGCCCCAGACGATCGCGAACCTACAGCTGGCCGGCATTAAGATTTGGGTACTTACGGGCGACAAGCAAG AAACGGCAATAAACATAGGCTATTCGTGTCAGCTGCTGACGGACGACATGGTGGACGTGTTTGTGATCGACGGCATTACCAAGAGCGAggtcgagcagcagctgcgcAAGTACATGGATTCGTTACGGATCGTCAACACCTACCATCCAGCCA ACGTCCAAAAAGCGAACCAAGCGCACTCGCAAACGGTTGGTGGCGGTGGCACCACCAGCGAAACCAGTGCCGTGACGGCAAACGGAgcgcacagcagcagctcgggtCCGATGGTCGACATACAGAACACCTCGCCCCCGTCCGTATCGGTGGTGACGTTTAGGTGGGATAATAGACATAAATATACAAGTATAGGAGGAAGCGAGGAGGCACCGGACAG TGTAAACTGTAGCAACTATTCCGACGGGTTTGAGAAAGGCGAACCGACGCTAACCGACATCGACGAGAACACGGGCGTGGCGCTAGTGATCAACGGGCACTCGCTAGTGCACTGTCTGACGTCGGAGCTGGAGAGCAAGTTCCTCGAGATTGCGTCCCACTGCAAAGCGGTCATCTGCTGCCGGGTAACGCCGCTCCAGAAGGCGATGGTGGTCGAGCTGATCAAGCGGGCGAAGAATGCGGTCACGCTTGCGATCGGTGACGGTGCGAACGATGTGTCGATGATAAAAG CGGCACACATCGGCGTGGGCATCTCCGGGCAGGAGGGCATGCAGGCCGTACTGGCGAGCGACTACTCGATCGCACAGTTTAAATTTCTCGAAagactgctgctggtgcatgGCCGCTGGTCGTACTACCGGATGTGTAAATTTTTGCGCTACTTTTTCTACAAAAACTTTGCATTCACGCTGTGCCATTTTTGGTATGCATTTTTTTGCGGCTTCAGTGCTcaa ACCGTTTTCGATCCAATGTTTATATCCGTGTACAATCTGTTCTACACCTCGCTGCCGGTGCTGGCGCTCGGCATCTTCGAGCAGGACGTGTCGGACAAGAGTAGCGTCGACTATCCGAAGCTCTACACGCCCGGCATGACGAACGCACTGTTCAACACGACCGAGTTCATACGCAGCGTCCTGCACGGTATCTTCAGTTCGCTGATATTGTTTCTCATTCCGTACG GTACGTACAAGGACGGCATCTCTCCGGACGGGTACGTGCTGAACGATCACATGCTGCTCGGCTCGGTAGTGGCCACCATACTTATCCTCGATAACACCGCGCAG ATCGCGCTCGACACATCGTACTGGACCGTGTTTAACCACATCATGATCTGGGGCAGCCTGCTGTGGTACTTCTTTTTGGACTACTTTTACAACTACGTCATCGGCGGCCCGTACGTCGGCTCGCTGACGCAGGCGATGAAGGAGGCCACGTTCTGGTTCACCACCGTGCTGACAGTGATCGTCCTCATGATACCGGTGCTGGCATCACGCTTCTACTTTGTCGATGTGTTCCCCAGCTTACCAGATAAG ATTCGTGTACAGCAACGGCTGGCGCTACTGCGTTCCCGCCAGAGCAGTGACGTCTTGAGGACACCGTCCGCCCGCAAGGCACGCCGCTCGTTACGCTCCGGCTATGCTTTCGCCCATCAG GAAGGATTTGGCCGGCTTATTACGTCCGGTAAAATTATGCGCAAACTGCCCCAGGACTTTGCCTTCCCGTTGGGGCTGGGCAGCAAGAAGCAACAGTCGACGGAatcaaccaaaaacaacaataacaacaacaacaacaatagcagCAATAACGCTAATAACGCCTCGAATGTGGTCAATGGTGCTGGGGCCGTTGGGACACGAACCGGTACGAACACTGCGACCGCAACGACCCTGTCGGCGATGGCAGCGGTCACCACCTTGACCGTCAATGGtaatcagcaacagcagcagcagctggttaACCTGCCCGGCAGCTCGAACGGCGGTGATCAGCACAGTCCGCGGGCACCGTGCCAAGATCTGGACACGATAAACCTGTAA
- the LOC120953247 gene encoding phospholipid-transporting ATPase ID isoform X5, giving the protein MPISHATTDSVELEILEIRQDSSDDDDEQQDLAVRPYGTRTVRGCRRLPTATIVRRQQQQQQHPQQHHHEIVLAGSSSTARAGTEASGDDRSMMMPRTGSPPKRKRFRRHHRTSTRRKSNSQSCGSLYNLAASSRPLHPQRSEPNVSFYSSPGEHQHDGGGDDGGYGRGGTIDADYHVQDSSNTLDDAPVLESCESLGATGRRSRRSGGGGRLHHDDDGEGADDDGSYGSSGLDALDDRGTDDDGMMAGCLGGGGGGGGGGSGTGGHHQHAAPQHGLRASIVSVLGRLGMWNTNKPPGGKPVPVMIHRSETKSSFDRGQSYISNGASRLRSIFGENERRIRANDREYNTQFKYANNYIKTSKYSILTFLPLNLLEQFQRLANFYFLCLLILQLIPAISSLTPVTTAIPLIGVLMLTAIKDAYDDFQRHMSDSQVNNRRSKALRHGKLVDERWSGVQVGDIIRMDNDQFVAADILLLSSSEPNGLCFIETAELDGETNLKIKQCLPETAALGQQEDLLWKFNGEIVCEPPNNLLNKFEGTLTWKNQRYPLDNDKILLRGCIIRNTQWCYGVVIFAGKDTKLMQNSGKTKFKRTTIDRLLNFIIIGIVFFLLSICGFCTIASAIWEALVGYKFQIYLPWERIIPKDYLQGAISIGCLVFFSYAIVLNTVVPISLYVSVEVIRFAQSFLINWDEKMYYDKTKTHAKARTTTLNEELGQIQYIFSDKTGTLTQNIMTFNKCSIAGRAYGDVVDVRTGETVELSEPTFNSNTSLLLNAEEPPGRSTPQPTTTTTTTTITTEQPVQTPNKKHPPSLHVRFSQHSNSQETQTSISSTTTKQVTTPIPPTPPTPPQQPKTHIPAQSTTDVPPSGNNTQEGLHVMESVDFSFNPEYEPEFRWYDQGLLDAVRADEEHAHNFFRLLALCHTVMAEEKNGKLDYQAQSPDEAALVSAARNFGFVFKSRAPNSITIEVMGRTEEYELLSILDFNNVRKRMSVVLRRNNSIILYCKGADSVIYDRLGPNQHDLKARTQEHLNKFAGEGLRTLVLAERRLTKEFYESWLVRQREAALSLDGREDKLGAIYEEIECDMQLVGVTAIEDKLQDGVPQTIANLQLAGIKIWVLTGDKQETAINIGYSCQLLTDDMVDVFVIDGITKSEVEQQLRKYMDSLRIVNTYHPANVQKANQAHSQTVGGGGTTSETSAVTANGAHSSSSGPMVDIQNTSPPSVSVVTFSVNCSNYSDGFEKGEPTLTDIDENTGVALVINGHSLVHCLTSELESKFLEIASHCKAVICCRVTPLQKAMVVELIKRAKNAVTLAIGDGANDVSMIKAAHIGVGISGQEGMQAVLASDYSIAQFKFLERLLLVHGRWSYYRMCKFLRYFFYKNFAFTLCHFWYAFFCGFSAQTVFDPMFISVYNLFYTSLPVLALGIFEQDVSDKSSVDYPKLYTPGMTNALFNTTEFIRSVLHGIFSSLILFLIPYGTYKDGISPDGYVLNDHMLLGSVVATILILDNTAQIALDTSYWTVFNHIMIWGSLLWYFFLDYFYNYVIGGPYVGSLTQAMKEATFWFTTVLTVIVLMIPVLASRFYFVDVFPSLPDKIRVQQRLALLRSRQSSDVLRTPSARKARRSLRSGYAFAHQEGFGRLITSGKIMRKLPQDFAFPLGLGSKKQQSTESTKNNNNNNNNNSSNNANNASNVVNGAGAVGTRTGTNTATATTLSAMAAVTTLTVNGNQQQQQQLVNLPGSSNGGDQHSPRAPCQDLDTINL; this is encoded by the exons ATGCCTATCTCGCACGCCACCACCGATTCGGTCGAGCTGGAAATCCTCGAGATCCGACAGGACTcgagcgacgacgacgatgagcaGCAGGATCTCGCCGTTCGACCGTACGGCACGCGTACGGTTCGCGGCTGCCGCCGACTGCCCACCGCGACGATCGTCCgtcgacagcagcagcagcagcagcacccgcagcagcaccatcatgAGATCGTCCTGGCCGGCAGTAGCTCCACCGCGAGGGCAGGTACCGAAGCGTCGGGCGACGATCGAAGCATGATGATGCCACGAACCGGCTCGCCGCCCAAGCGGAAACGGTTTCGCCGGCACCATCGCACCAGCACGCGGCGCAAGTCGAACTCGCAGAGCTGCGGCAGCCTGTACAATCTGGCGGCGAGCAGCCGGCCGCTCCATCCGCAGCGTTCCGAACCGAACGTCAGCTTCTACTCGAGCCCCGGTGAGCACCAGCACGATGGCGGCGGGGACGATGGCGGGTACGGGCGGGGCGGCACGATCGATGCCGACTATCACGTGCAGGACAGCTCCAACACGCTGGACGATGCACCGGTGCTGGAAAGTTGCGAAAGTCTCGGCGCGACGGGGCGACGCTCACGACGCAGCGGTGGCGGGGGTCGACTgcaccacgacgacgacggtgagGGGGCGGACGATGACGGGAGTTACGGTAGCAGCGGCCTGGACGCACTGGACGACAGGGGCACGGACGACGACGGTATGATGGCCGGCTgtctcggtggtggtggtggtggcggtggtggtgggtcgGGGACGGGTGGCCATCATCAGCATGCCGCACCGCAGCACGGTTTGCGGGCCTCGATCGTGTCGGTGCTGGGGAGGCTGGGCATGTGGAACACCAACAAGCCGCCGGGCGGCAAACCGGTCCCGGTGATGATCCACCGAAGCGAAACGAAGTCATCCTTCGATCGGGGACAATCTTACATATCGAACGGAGCCAGCCGACTGCGGTCGATTTTTGGGG AAAATGAGCGACGAATACGAGCCAACGATCGAGAATACAATACACAATTCAAATACGCT AACAACTACATCAAAACGTCCAAATATTCGATATTAACATTTCTGCCTTTGAACCTGCTGGAGCAGTTCCAACGTCTTGCCAACTTTTACTTTCTGTGTCTACTAATTCTCCAGCTGATACCGGCGATCTCGTCACTGACGCCCGTCACCACCGCCATTCCACTGATCGGTGTGCTCATGCTGACTGCCATCAAGGATGCGTACGATGATTTC CAAAGACACATGTCCGACTCGCAAGTTAACAATCGGCGCTCGAAAGCGCTCCGGCACGGGAAGCTGGTGGACGAACGGTGGTCCGGCGTGCAGGTCGGCGACATTATCCGCATGGACAACGATCAGTTCGTGGCGGCGGACATACTGCTCCTGTCGTCGAGCGAACCGAACGGGCTGTGCTTCATCGAGACGGCCGAGCTGGACGGGGAAACGAACCTCAAGATCAAGCAGTGCCTGCCCGAGACGGCCGCACTGGGCCAGCAGGAGGATCTGCTGTGGAAGTTTAACGGCGAGATCGTGTGCGAACCGCCGAACAATCTGCTGAACAAGTTCGAGGGTACGCTCACGTGGAAGAACCAGCGCTACCCGCTCGACAACGACAAGATCCTGCTGCGCGGGTGCATCATACGCAACACGCAATGGTGCTACGGTGTCGTCATCTTTGCCGGCAAGGACACGAAGCTGATGCAGAACTCGGGCAAGACCAAATTCAAACGGACGACCATCGATAGGctattaaattttataatcATAGGA ATAGTGTTCTTTCTCTTATCGATATGCGGTTTCTGCACGATTGCATCCGCAATATGGGAGGCGTTAGTAGGATACAAATTTCAA ATTTATCTGCCATGGGAACGGATAATCCCGAAGGATTATCTGCAAGGTGCAATCAGTATCGGGTGTCTAGTCTTTTTTTCCTACGCAATCGTACTGAACACAGTGGTGCCAATATCTTTATACGTGTCGGTAGAG GTGATCCGGTTCGCGCAATCCTTCCTTATCAACTGGGATGAAAAGATGTACTACGACAAGACGAAAACTCACGCGAAAGCGCGCACCACCACGCTGAACGAGGAGCTGGGCCAGATACAGTACATCTTCTCGGACAAAACGGGCACCCTGACGCAGAACATTATGACGTTCAACAAGTGCAGCATTGCCGGCCGTGCCTATGGCGATGTGGTTGATGTGCGTACGGGCGAAACAGTCGAACTGTCGGAG CCTACATTCAACAGTAACACATCGCTTTTGTTAAACGCTGAAGAGCCGCCAGGTCGCAGCACACCtcagcccaccaccaccaccaccaccaccacgatcaCCACCGAACAGCCAGTTCAGACCCCAAACAAAAAGCATCCACCTTCACTACATGTTAGATTCAGTCAGCACAGTAATAGCCAAGAAACGCAGACGTCCATATCCTCCACTACGACTAAGCAAGTCACCACACCaataccaccaacaccaccaacaccaccacaacaaccaaaaacccaTATCCCGGCGCAGTCAACTACGGACGTACCACCAAGTGGGAACAATACGCAAGAAGGACTGCAT GTGATGGAGTCGGTAGACTTTTCCTTCAATCCGGAGTACGAACCCGAGTTCCGGTGGTACGACCAGGGGCTGCTGGATGCCGTGCGGGCGGACGAGGAGCACGCGCATaacttttttcgtttgctagCCCTCTGCCATACCGTGATGGCGGAGGAGAAAAATGGCAA GTTAGATTATCAAGCACAAAGTCCTGACGAGGCAGCCCTCGTGTCGGCGGCGCGTAattttggatttgtttttaaatcacGAGCACCGAACAGTATAACAATAGAGGTCATGGGACGAACAGAG GAATATGAACTGTTAAGTATATTAGATTTTAATAACGTTAGAAAGCGAATGTCGGTCGTGTTACGTCGCAACAACTCCATCATCCTGTACTGTAAGGGCGCCGATAGTGTGATATACGATAGGCTAGGACCGAACCAGCACGACCTGAAGGCTCGCACGCAGGAACATTTAAAC AAATTTGCCGGCGAAGGTTTGCGCACGCTGGTGCTCGCCGAGCGGCGCCTCACGAAGGAGTTCTACGAGTCCTGGCTGGTGCGACAGAGAGAAGCTGCCTTATCTTTAGACGGTAGGGAGGATAAGTTAGGTGCAATCTACGAAGAGATCGAATGTGATATGCAGCTGGTCGGTGTGACGGCTATAGAGGATAAGCTACAGGACGGTGTGCCCCAGACGATCGCGAACCTACAGCTGGCCGGCATTAAGATTTGGGTACTTACGGGCGACAAGCAAG AAACGGCAATAAACATAGGCTATTCGTGTCAGCTGCTGACGGACGACATGGTGGACGTGTTTGTGATCGACGGCATTACCAAGAGCGAggtcgagcagcagctgcgcAAGTACATGGATTCGTTACGGATCGTCAACACCTACCATCCAGCCA ACGTCCAAAAAGCGAACCAAGCGCACTCGCAAACGGTTGGTGGCGGTGGCACCACCAGCGAAACCAGTGCCGTGACGGCAAACGGAgcgcacagcagcagctcgggtCCGATGGTCGACATACAGAACACCTCGCCCCCGTCCGTATCGGTGGTGACGTTTAG TGTAAACTGTAGCAACTATTCCGACGGGTTTGAGAAAGGCGAACCGACGCTAACCGACATCGACGAGAACACGGGCGTGGCGCTAGTGATCAACGGGCACTCGCTAGTGCACTGTCTGACGTCGGAGCTGGAGAGCAAGTTCCTCGAGATTGCGTCCCACTGCAAAGCGGTCATCTGCTGCCGGGTAACGCCGCTCCAGAAGGCGATGGTGGTCGAGCTGATCAAGCGGGCGAAGAATGCGGTCACGCTTGCGATCGGTGACGGTGCGAACGATGTGTCGATGATAAAAG CGGCACACATCGGCGTGGGCATCTCCGGGCAGGAGGGCATGCAGGCCGTACTGGCGAGCGACTACTCGATCGCACAGTTTAAATTTCTCGAAagactgctgctggtgcatgGCCGCTGGTCGTACTACCGGATGTGTAAATTTTTGCGCTACTTTTTCTACAAAAACTTTGCATTCACGCTGTGCCATTTTTGGTATGCATTTTTTTGCGGCTTCAGTGCTcaa ACCGTTTTCGATCCAATGTTTATATCCGTGTACAATCTGTTCTACACCTCGCTGCCGGTGCTGGCGCTCGGCATCTTCGAGCAGGACGTGTCGGACAAGAGTAGCGTCGACTATCCGAAGCTCTACACGCCCGGCATGACGAACGCACTGTTCAACACGACCGAGTTCATACGCAGCGTCCTGCACGGTATCTTCAGTTCGCTGATATTGTTTCTCATTCCGTACG GTACGTACAAGGACGGCATCTCTCCGGACGGGTACGTGCTGAACGATCACATGCTGCTCGGCTCGGTAGTGGCCACCATACTTATCCTCGATAACACCGCGCAG ATCGCGCTCGACACATCGTACTGGACCGTGTTTAACCACATCATGATCTGGGGCAGCCTGCTGTGGTACTTCTTTTTGGACTACTTTTACAACTACGTCATCGGCGGCCCGTACGTCGGCTCGCTGACGCAGGCGATGAAGGAGGCCACGTTCTGGTTCACCACCGTGCTGACAGTGATCGTCCTCATGATACCGGTGCTGGCATCACGCTTCTACTTTGTCGATGTGTTCCCCAGCTTACCAGATAAG ATTCGTGTACAGCAACGGCTGGCGCTACTGCGTTCCCGCCAGAGCAGTGACGTCTTGAGGACACCGTCCGCCCGCAAGGCACGCCGCTCGTTACGCTCCGGCTATGCTTTCGCCCATCAG GAAGGATTTGGCCGGCTTATTACGTCCGGTAAAATTATGCGCAAACTGCCCCAGGACTTTGCCTTCCCGTTGGGGCTGGGCAGCAAGAAGCAACAGTCGACGGAatcaaccaaaaacaacaataacaacaacaacaacaatagcagCAATAACGCTAATAACGCCTCGAATGTGGTCAATGGTGCTGGGGCCGTTGGGACACGAACCGGTACGAACACTGCGACCGCAACGACCCTGTCGGCGATGGCAGCGGTCACCACCTTGACCGTCAATGGtaatcagcaacagcagcagcagctggttaACCTGCCCGGCAGCTCGAACGGCGGTGATCAGCACAGTCCGCGGGCACCGTGCCAAGATCTGGACACGATAAACCTGTAA